A window of Prolixibacter sp. SD074 contains these coding sequences:
- a CDS encoding BatA and WFA domain-containing protein has product MTFLYPTYLRALFLVLIPIIIHIFKFRRYTTVYFSNVRALSQLKREKKQQKHLKELLILASRILAITFLVTAFAHPFIPPKNASTKANLNKAGIYIDNSFSMLAGSEGNNLLEQAKQEALNLANSYPADTKFALVTNDLSLQNQRLLDRSMLINRISALEATPARPSLSQIIRVLSRRLKSENNAGPTSVYLFSDFQKNIADIRQLKADTSMNLNIGLLKAQQSNNLLVDSAWFAVPGRIKGTAETLYARVKNNGDQELNDVPVRYFENDSLRSVTSFDLKPEQEKTVTLNFTARSAGIKNARVELTDFPVTYDNTLYLGFRVTGQINTLVIHGNDDGEKYLSALLQTDSLVHYQEVNWQQVRTGDLSSQQIIFLTQLPELSSGLTASLSEFIRQDGTVVFFPSRNGDLESYNSFIAKMQGNPYSGTIDTTAMHIGKLDVTNPLFQDVFSGPNPDGDLPEIKSHFPSQTVNPTALPILSLPNGNLLLSESQPGKGKCFLFTLPPSGENREFFTHALFVPLIYKMVLTSVHGSALYYTIGRDKVLDLPFPGNGNAQGQMHLKGVGNSFDWLPSVQPLPGNRFQMKTGAVTKAGNYKLTSGNGALPLAFNYNRKESEPVCYDASQLTEQLHDAGLNQVQLFKASDAKISYQFNVIHSGRQLWRLFLVFAIMALLAEVLIIRFWK; this is encoded by the coding sequence ATGACCTTTTTATATCCAACATATCTCCGGGCGCTGTTCCTGGTTCTCATTCCCATCATCATCCATATTTTCAAATTCCGGCGTTACACCACGGTCTATTTCAGCAATGTCAGGGCGCTGAGCCAGCTGAAAAGGGAAAAGAAACAACAAAAACACCTAAAAGAGTTACTGATATTGGCCAGCCGGATTCTGGCCATTACTTTCCTGGTCACAGCTTTCGCCCACCCTTTTATCCCGCCGAAGAATGCCTCAACCAAAGCGAATTTGAATAAGGCAGGGATTTACATCGACAATTCCTTTAGTATGCTGGCAGGCTCCGAGGGAAACAACCTGCTGGAACAGGCCAAACAGGAAGCGTTGAATTTAGCCAACTCTTATCCGGCTGACACAAAATTTGCGTTGGTGACAAATGATTTATCGCTGCAAAATCAGCGTTTGCTCGACCGGAGTATGCTGATTAACCGAATCAGTGCACTGGAAGCCACTCCAGCCCGGCCATCACTATCGCAAATCATACGGGTGCTTTCCCGACGACTGAAAAGCGAAAATAATGCTGGCCCTACTTCGGTTTACCTGTTTAGCGACTTTCAAAAAAACATCGCGGATATCCGGCAATTAAAAGCAGATACCTCGATGAACCTGAATATTGGATTACTGAAGGCGCAGCAATCCAATAATTTGCTGGTTGATTCGGCCTGGTTTGCCGTACCCGGAAGAATTAAAGGAACGGCCGAAACGCTTTATGCCCGGGTGAAGAATAATGGCGATCAGGAGCTGAATGATGTTCCGGTGCGTTATTTCGAAAATGACTCATTACGATCAGTTACCAGTTTTGATTTGAAACCGGAACAGGAAAAGACCGTTACACTGAACTTTACAGCCCGAAGCGCAGGAATCAAAAATGCCCGGGTTGAATTGACCGATTTCCCGGTAACGTACGACAATACGCTATATTTGGGTTTCCGCGTAACCGGACAGATTAACACATTGGTGATTCATGGCAACGATGACGGTGAAAAATATCTTTCTGCCCTGCTACAAACCGATAGTTTGGTGCATTACCAAGAGGTAAATTGGCAGCAAGTCCGGACCGGTGATCTCAGTAGTCAGCAAATCATTTTCCTGACGCAATTACCTGAACTATCTTCGGGATTGACAGCCAGTTTGTCCGAATTTATCCGGCAGGACGGAACGGTTGTTTTCTTCCCGTCCAGAAACGGTGATTTAGAGTCGTATAACAGCTTTATCGCAAAAATGCAGGGAAACCCGTATTCCGGAACGATCGACACGACTGCCATGCACATCGGGAAGCTTGATGTTACCAACCCGCTTTTCCAGGATGTTTTTAGCGGTCCCAACCCGGATGGTGATTTGCCTGAAATAAAATCTCATTTTCCGAGTCAAACAGTTAATCCCACAGCACTTCCAATTCTCTCGCTACCAAACGGGAATCTGTTGCTCAGCGAAAGCCAACCGGGAAAAGGGAAATGTTTCCTGTTCACGTTACCTCCTTCCGGTGAAAACCGCGAATTTTTTACCCATGCGCTTTTTGTGCCACTGATTTATAAAATGGTACTAACCAGTGTACACGGTTCGGCCTTGTATTACACCATCGGACGCGACAAAGTACTCGATCTCCCCTTTCCGGGAAATGGTAATGCACAGGGCCAAATGCACCTGAAAGGAGTTGGTAATTCGTTTGATTGGCTGCCCTCTGTACAACCCCTTCCGGGAAACCGTTTTCAAATGAAAACGGGTGCGGTTACGAAAGCCGGAAATTATAAATTAACCTCCGGAAACGGAGCCCTGCCGTTGGCTTTCAACTACAACCGTAAAGAATCGGAGCCGGTTTGCTATGATGCCAGCCAGCTTACGGAACAACTCCACGATGCCGGATTGAATCAGGTGCAACTATTTAAAGCATCAGATGCAAAAATTTCTTACCAATTCAACGTCATCCACAGCGGACGACAACTTTGGCGGTTATTCCTGGTGTTCGCCATCATGGCCCTTCTGGCGGAAGTTTTAATTATCCGTTTTTGGAAATAA
- the rocD gene encoding ornithine--oxo-acid transaminase — protein sequence MNMTTKDYIAREDQYGAHNYHPLPVVLERGEGIFVWDVEGKKYYDFLAAYSAVNQGHSHPKIVKALTEQASKLALTSRAFYNNVLGEWEEYITKLFGYDKMLPMNSGAEADETALKLIRKWAYKKKGIPQNEARIICCDGNFHGRTITIISMSTDPDAYGDYGPFTPGFVKVPYNNLEALEAELKNPNTAGFLVEPIQAEAGVYVPEDGYLTKAKALCEKHNVLFVADEVQTGLGRTGKMLACDHEGVRPDILVLGKAISGGMIPVSCVLADDEIMLAIKPGEHGSTYGGNPIAAKVAIAALEVLQEEKLIENSEKIGAYFRKEMKAIDSPLIQEVRGKGLLNAIQIKPTNGKTAWDVCLAMKEHGLIAKPTHEHTIRFTPPLTITEEQMAEAISLIKKSFAEFE from the coding sequence ATGAATATGACGACAAAAGATTACATTGCCCGTGAAGATCAATACGGAGCACATAATTACCACCCGCTGCCTGTTGTGCTGGAACGCGGTGAAGGAATTTTTGTATGGGATGTAGAAGGGAAAAAATACTATGATTTTCTGGCTGCTTATTCAGCTGTGAACCAAGGCCACTCCCACCCAAAAATTGTGAAGGCATTAACTGAACAGGCTTCCAAGCTGGCGCTGACCTCTCGTGCTTTTTACAACAATGTACTGGGTGAGTGGGAAGAGTACATCACCAAGTTGTTTGGTTACGACAAAATGCTGCCCATGAACTCGGGTGCCGAAGCAGACGAAACCGCGCTGAAGCTGATTCGTAAATGGGCATACAAGAAGAAAGGCATTCCGCAAAATGAAGCCCGCATCATTTGCTGTGATGGTAACTTTCACGGCCGGACCATTACCATCATTTCCATGTCGACCGACCCGGATGCTTACGGTGATTACGGTCCTTTTACTCCTGGTTTCGTAAAAGTTCCTTACAACAATCTGGAAGCACTGGAAGCCGAGCTGAAGAACCCGAATACCGCTGGTTTCCTGGTTGAACCTATTCAGGCAGAAGCTGGTGTTTACGTTCCGGAAGATGGCTACCTGACAAAAGCCAAAGCATTGTGTGAAAAACACAATGTTCTTTTCGTTGCCGATGAGGTACAGACCGGATTGGGCCGTACCGGTAAGATGCTGGCTTGCGACCACGAAGGTGTTCGTCCGGATATTCTGGTACTCGGAAAAGCCATTTCCGGCGGCATGATACCGGTTTCCTGCGTGCTGGCCGATGACGAAATCATGTTGGCCATTAAACCGGGAGAACACGGTTCTACTTACGGTGGAAACCCGATTGCCGCCAAAGTTGCTATTGCCGCGCTGGAGGTGTTGCAAGAAGAAAAACTGATAGAAAATTCGGAGAAAATTGGGGCTTATTTCCGCAAAGAAATGAAAGCCATCGACTCACCGTTGATCCAGGAAGTACGGGGTAAGGGTTTGTTGAATGCGATTCAGATTAAACCCACCAACGGCAAAACGGCCTGGGATGTTTGTTTAGCGATGAAAGAACATGGCCTGATTGCCAAACCCACACACGAGCACACCATCCGTTTTACGCCACCGCTCACCATCACCGAGGAGCAAATGGCTGAAGCCATCTCTTTGATTAAAAAATCATTCGCTGAATTCGAATAA
- a CDS encoding LysM peptidoglycan-binding domain-containing protein, with protein MKTRISRFTIVFTFLFALTVIQAMAQVKVSSETVVIGGKKYLLHTVEKGQTLYSISQSYGVSQTEIVDENPSVKDGLSIGEILRIPVDRMQKSESRKEKRRRRHKTRDKQHVLPPSADFFFHPVKPQETAYSISRQYGVDVQTIYQYNPEAKKELLVGEVLRVPRHKQVSTGTTQPAQANANYIYHKVEKGETLYSISKQYNRKISEIVNANPGAAQSLETGSILRIPKMASTEPTQLVPTALGQYFTYRVETGDTYFSLKQRFGISQDELVKLNPQLYDGLNAGLVVRIPEKQVASTKIVPINKNLFQYHTVTKGETLYGLSHQYNVKISQLKELNPVLKLRGPVAGEQLLIPKPGVPEELKENLTDEINTNITVQTPAYEVKPNPAAPKAECMGMGWIGDEPIKIGLFLPLYLEANDTVNYIRMTPDEIQKQIAEQKAAGIDDPVVDSVKVRENKIIYQPSVNFLDFYEGVLLALDTLKQQGIKTELYVYDTNQDTSVIRQLVQRPEFLSLNLIIGPVYPKCQKLVSQLSAKNRIPMVSPLSANGGWLASNPYYFQINPDKMYRLKATADYLGDDFFNKNFIVMKMGNNAHLDESQMVDWVRNKFFSTGYYDQTPSVLFHEFDFREGGYYGLIHLLDPNKENVVIVPMTSEADVNVAVTNLNTAAKKYSITLVGLSEFSRYRSIETDYLHNLKLHYLAPYYIDYRDKSVVRFIQRYRNDFYDEPNQFSFQGYDITNYFVNAIRKFGTKFAQCLPYLNVHLLQGDYNFQKVSDFGGFMNHTLYIMKYTRGYQVKAVGKVGDLPLLLSGQPEVMQPDSTNQQNNVITFPGNRN; from the coding sequence ATGAAGACCAGAATAAGCCGTTTTACTATTGTTTTCACTTTTTTGTTTGCACTGACTGTTATCCAGGCAATGGCTCAGGTGAAAGTTTCATCCGAGACCGTCGTTATCGGTGGGAAAAAGTATCTGTTGCATACAGTTGAAAAGGGGCAAACCTTGTATTCCATCTCTCAGTCGTATGGCGTTTCGCAAACCGAAATTGTTGATGAGAATCCTTCTGTAAAAGATGGGCTTTCGATTGGAGAGATTCTGCGCATACCTGTCGACAGGATGCAAAAAAGTGAATCGCGAAAAGAAAAAAGACGCCGCCGGCACAAGACACGTGACAAACAACATGTTTTGCCACCTTCGGCTGATTTCTTTTTTCATCCGGTAAAACCGCAGGAAACGGCCTACTCAATTTCCCGCCAGTACGGAGTCGATGTTCAAACCATTTACCAGTATAATCCGGAAGCAAAAAAGGAGTTGCTGGTCGGTGAAGTTTTGCGCGTTCCGCGTCATAAACAAGTATCAACAGGGACAACCCAGCCGGCGCAGGCAAATGCCAATTATATTTACCACAAAGTGGAAAAAGGAGAAACGCTCTATTCCATTTCGAAGCAATACAACCGGAAGATTAGTGAGATTGTAAATGCCAACCCCGGGGCTGCCCAATCACTCGAAACAGGAAGTATCCTGAGAATTCCCAAAATGGCTTCAACAGAACCAACACAGCTGGTTCCAACGGCATTGGGGCAATATTTTACTTATCGTGTGGAAACGGGTGACACCTATTTCAGTTTGAAACAGCGGTTTGGTATTTCGCAAGATGAGTTAGTGAAATTGAATCCGCAATTGTACGACGGACTGAATGCCGGCCTCGTGGTTCGCATTCCGGAGAAACAGGTGGCATCAACGAAAATTGTTCCCATCAACAAAAATCTGTTTCAGTACCACACCGTAACAAAAGGAGAGACGCTTTACGGACTTTCACATCAGTACAATGTGAAAATCAGTCAGCTGAAAGAATTGAACCCCGTACTGAAATTGCGCGGTCCGGTTGCGGGCGAACAGTTGCTTATTCCCAAACCCGGCGTGCCGGAAGAGCTAAAAGAGAATCTTACGGATGAAATCAATACCAATATTACTGTTCAAACACCGGCATACGAAGTAAAACCGAATCCGGCAGCTCCTAAAGCTGAATGCATGGGGATGGGATGGATTGGAGATGAACCAATTAAGATTGGCTTGTTCCTTCCATTGTACCTGGAGGCTAATGACACAGTAAATTATATCCGGATGACACCGGATGAAATTCAGAAGCAGATTGCAGAACAGAAAGCAGCTGGTATTGATGATCCGGTTGTTGATTCGGTGAAGGTGCGGGAGAACAAAATCATCTATCAGCCATCGGTTAATTTCCTCGATTTTTACGAAGGAGTTCTATTGGCGCTTGATACCTTGAAACAGCAGGGAATCAAGACCGAACTGTATGTTTACGATACCAATCAGGATACCAGTGTTATTCGGCAATTGGTACAACGTCCTGAGTTCTTGTCGCTGAACCTGATAATCGGTCCGGTTTATCCGAAATGCCAAAAACTGGTTTCTCAACTTTCAGCCAAAAACCGGATACCCATGGTTTCTCCGCTTTCGGCAAATGGTGGTTGGTTGGCCAGCAACCCGTACTATTTTCAGATTAATCCGGACAAAATGTACCGACTGAAAGCTACGGCCGATTATCTGGGAGACGATTTTTTTAACAAGAACTTCATCGTGATGAAGATGGGCAACAATGCTCACCTTGATGAATCGCAGATGGTGGATTGGGTGCGGAACAAATTCTTCTCCACGGGATATTACGATCAAACTCCGTCGGTACTTTTCCATGAATTCGATTTCCGCGAAGGCGGATACTACGGGTTGATTCATCTTCTTGATCCCAATAAAGAGAATGTGGTGATTGTGCCTATGACCAGCGAAGCTGATGTGAATGTAGCGGTGACCAATTTGAATACGGCTGCCAAAAAGTATAGCATTACGTTGGTCGGTTTATCGGAATTTTCGCGCTACCGGAGTATTGAGACCGATTATCTGCACAACCTGAAACTGCATTATCTGGCGCCCTATTACATCGACTACCGCGATAAAAGCGTGGTGCGGTTTATCCAGCGGTATCGGAATGACTTTTACGATGAACCCAATCAGTTCAGTTTCCAGGGATACGATATCACCAATTATTTTGTGAATGCCATCCGGAAATTTGGGACCAAATTTGCCCAGTGCCTTCCTTATTTGAATGTGCATTTACTGCAGGGAGATTATAATTTCCAGAAGGTTTCCGATTTTGGCGGTTTTATGAACCATACCCTTTACATCATGAAATATACCCGCGGCTACCAGGTAAAAGCGGTAGGAAAAGTGGGCGATTTGCCATTGCTGCTTTCCGGTCAACCGGAGGTGATGCAGCCCGACAGTACGAATCAACAGAACAATGTTATTACGTTTCCGGGCAACCGGAATTAG
- a CDS encoding dihydroorotate dehydrogenase-like protein, whose protein sequence is MPDLSVSYLGLELKSPIIAGSSGLTNSVESLRKIEKAGAGAVVLKSVFEEEIYLEYAEEMKKLGPMDNNLEFLDYYDYEIRQGNLKRYIQLVSDAKKELTIPVIASINCVSNQEWSFFAQKLEEAGADAIELNMFIRPSDLSQNSRENESIYFDVATRVASNIKIPISLKISSYFSNLGGMIRDLSYAEISGLVLFNKFYSPDIDVENEKLIGTDVFSTDSDYTLPLRWIGIMAKRVNCDLAASTGVHDWKTVVRMLLAGASAVQVVSALYINGVGVIKDFNQGLSDWMEKHNYSSIADFKGKLSIKNDVDPAVYMRVQFMRNFGEHD, encoded by the coding sequence ATGCCAGATCTTTCTGTTTCATATCTAGGACTGGAACTAAAAAGCCCTATCATCGCCGGAAGTAGCGGATTGACCAATTCCGTCGAAAGTCTTCGGAAAATTGAAAAAGCCGGGGCCGGGGCCGTTGTACTCAAGTCGGTTTTCGAGGAAGAAATTTATCTCGAATATGCCGAAGAGATGAAGAAGCTGGGGCCAATGGATAACAACCTCGAGTTTCTGGATTATTACGATTACGAAATCCGTCAGGGAAATCTGAAGCGTTATATTCAACTGGTTTCTGACGCAAAAAAGGAATTAACCATCCCGGTGATTGCCAGCATCAACTGCGTTTCGAACCAGGAGTGGTCATTCTTTGCCCAAAAGCTTGAAGAAGCGGGTGCCGATGCCATCGAACTGAACATGTTTATCCGTCCTTCCGACTTGTCGCAAAACAGTCGCGAGAACGAAAGCATCTATTTTGATGTAGCCACCCGGGTTGCTTCCAATATTAAAATTCCGATTTCGCTGAAAATCAGTTCATACTTTTCGAATCTGGGAGGTATGATACGTGATTTGTCCTATGCGGAAATTAGCGGACTGGTCCTTTTCAATAAGTTCTATAGCCCGGATATCGATGTGGAAAACGAAAAGCTGATCGGTACTGATGTATTTTCAACTGATTCGGATTATACCTTACCGCTCAGGTGGATTGGCATCATGGCAAAACGCGTGAATTGCGATTTGGCTGCATCGACCGGAGTACATGATTGGAAAACGGTGGTCCGGATGTTGCTGGCAGGTGCTTCTGCTGTTCAGGTCGTTTCAGCATTATATATCAATGGCGTTGGCGTTATCAAGGACTTTAATCAGGGACTTTCTGACTGGATGGAAAAGCACAACTATTCCTCGATTGCCGATTTCAAAGGTAAATTGAGCATTAAAAATGATGTTGACCCGGCTGTCTATATGCGCGTGCAGTTCATGCGCAATTTCGGCGAACACGATTAA
- the gltA gene encoding NADPH-dependent glutamate synthase, whose amino-acid sequence MGLNSFYLKQERDAAWRTELRKKTKNKDRMLINRVSMPELEPEIRVNYQDREVNRGLTRDMAMQEAIRCMDCANPTCIEGCPVSINIPKFIKNIERGEIQQAASVLKETSALPAVCGRVCPQEKQCEAQCFYVQKLNKPAVAIGHLERFAADYERENGEMSVPETAEPNGIKVATVGSGPAALSFAGDMIKKGYDVTVFEALHEIGGVLKYGIPEFRLPNSIVDKELENLQKMGVHFKTNFIVGRTASFDDLKEQGFQAFFIGSGAGLPRFMNIPGENYNGILSSNEYLTRVNLMGAQYDETDTPVLHGRRVAVIGGGNTAMDSVRTALRLGAEKAMIVYRRSEEEMPARIEEIKHAKEEGVEFHNLCNPLEYYGDEKGRVSGMKLMRMELGEPDASGRRRPVPMEGSEFEMDVDLVIVAVGVSPNPLVPSSLKELSVTKWGTIVVDENDMQSSIPEMFAGGDIVRGGATVILAMGDGRRAAEKMDHFLQGKYAVN is encoded by the coding sequence ATGGGATTAAATTCATTCTATCTGAAACAGGAACGCGACGCGGCATGGCGCACCGAACTGAGAAAAAAAACGAAGAATAAGGACCGGATGCTGATTAACCGGGTATCCATGCCCGAGCTGGAACCAGAAATCAGGGTAAACTACCAGGACCGGGAGGTCAATCGTGGATTGACTCGCGATATGGCCATGCAGGAAGCAATTCGTTGTATGGACTGTGCCAATCCAACCTGCATCGAAGGTTGCCCGGTGAGTATCAACATTCCCAAATTCATTAAAAATATTGAGCGTGGTGAGATTCAACAGGCAGCGTCTGTGTTGAAAGAAACCAGTGCCTTACCGGCCGTTTGTGGGCGCGTTTGTCCGCAGGAGAAACAATGTGAAGCACAGTGCTTCTATGTGCAAAAGCTGAATAAGCCTGCTGTGGCAATAGGTCATTTGGAACGTTTTGCCGCGGATTATGAGCGTGAGAATGGAGAGATGAGTGTTCCGGAAACAGCCGAACCCAATGGAATTAAAGTGGCAACCGTTGGTTCGGGCCCTGCAGCGCTTTCATTTGCCGGCGATATGATTAAGAAGGGGTACGATGTAACTGTTTTCGAAGCGTTGCATGAAATTGGCGGCGTATTGAAATATGGTATTCCCGAATTCCGGTTACCGAATAGTATTGTCGATAAGGAGTTGGAAAACCTGCAAAAAATGGGCGTTCATTTCAAAACCAATTTCATTGTGGGGCGAACGGCCTCTTTCGATGATTTGAAAGAGCAGGGATTTCAGGCTTTTTTCATCGGTAGCGGTGCCGGTTTGCCCCGGTTTATGAATATTCCTGGTGAGAACTATAACGGAATTCTCTCGTCGAATGAGTACCTGACGCGTGTGAATTTGATGGGGGCTCAGTACGACGAAACCGATACTCCTGTTTTGCATGGTAGGCGTGTGGCGGTGATTGGTGGCGGTAATACCGCGATGGATTCTGTTAGAACCGCTTTGCGGCTTGGCGCCGAAAAAGCCATGATTGTTTACCGGCGTTCGGAAGAGGAAATGCCGGCCCGTATCGAAGAGATCAAGCATGCAAAGGAAGAGGGAGTGGAATTTCATAACCTCTGCAATCCGCTGGAATATTATGGCGACGAAAAAGGACGTGTCAGCGGAATGAAGTTGATGCGGATGGAGTTGGGAGAACCTGATGCTTCGGGCCGTCGCCGTCCGGTTCCTATGGAAGGTTCGGAATTTGAGATGGACGTTGATTTGGTGATTGTAGCTGTTGGTGTTTCGCCAAATCCTTTAGTACCTTCGAGTTTGAAAGAATTGAGTGTAACAAAATGGGGAACTATCGTCGTCGACGAGAACGATATGCAGTCTTCCATCCCGGAAATGTTTGCGGGTGGTGATATCGTTCGCGGTGGTGCAACCGTCATTTTAGCCATGGGAGATGGTCGTCGGGCTGCTGAAAAGATGGACCATTTTCTGCAGGGAAAATATGCTGTGAATTAA
- a CDS encoding sulfide/dihydroorotate dehydrogenase-like FAD/NAD-binding protein: MNKVVEKEFFSEKVVRLVVEAPLIARARKAGNFVILRVGKKGERIPLTIASADAEKGTIDLVAQVVGVSTSKLAELEPGDYITDLVGPLGKPTHIEKVGTILAAGGGVGVAPLLPIVEAFKKAGNRVITVLAARSRDLIILEDQMRQWSDELIVMTDDGSHGRKGLVTAGMEEILQREKVDECIVIGPAIMMKFAALLTGKYKVPTQASLNSIMVDGTGMCGACRVSVGGKTRFTCVDGPEFDAHHIDFDEMLMRLGGYREEEKEALERYHLQHKLVEK, translated from the coding sequence ATGAATAAAGTTGTAGAAAAGGAGTTTTTCTCGGAAAAGGTTGTCAGATTGGTTGTTGAGGCCCCTTTGATTGCCCGCGCCAGGAAAGCAGGAAATTTCGTTATTCTCCGTGTTGGAAAAAAAGGAGAGCGGATTCCGTTAACCATTGCTTCGGCTGATGCCGAAAAAGGAACTATCGACCTGGTCGCACAGGTGGTTGGGGTAAGTACCTCGAAATTGGCTGAGCTGGAACCGGGCGATTATATTACTGATTTAGTTGGACCGTTGGGAAAGCCCACTCACATCGAAAAAGTAGGAACAATTCTTGCGGCTGGCGGTGGCGTTGGTGTAGCTCCTTTGTTACCCATTGTCGAGGCGTTTAAGAAAGCCGGAAACCGTGTCATTACGGTGTTGGCTGCACGCAGTAGGGATTTAATCATTCTCGAGGATCAGATGCGTCAGTGGTCCGATGAACTGATCGTGATGACGGACGATGGGTCGCATGGTCGGAAAGGTTTGGTGACAGCCGGTATGGAAGAGATATTACAGCGTGAAAAAGTAGATGAGTGCATTGTTATCGGCCCTGCTATCATGATGAAGTTTGCCGCTTTACTCACCGGGAAATATAAAGTGCCTACGCAGGCCAGTCTCAATTCCATCATGGTGGATGGAACCGGAATGTGCGGCGCCTGTCGGGTATCGGTCGGAGGAAAAACACGGTTTACCTGTGTCGACGGTCCTGAGTTTGATGCACATCACATTGATTTTGACGAAATGTTGATGCGGCTCGGCGGTTACCGCGAAGAAGAGAAAGAAGCGTTGGAACGTTATCATTTACAGCACAAATTGGTCGAAAAGTAA
- a CDS encoding TraR/DksA C4-type zinc finger protein has protein sequence MTNEDRERLRKTMMDKVAGLKEELIELKELTQPEAPDCAIGRVSRMDAINNRSVNEAAIRKKQLKLSKLEQALEKIGSADFGKCSRCGEEIPWGRIAIIPESTLCIRCASR, from the coding sequence ATGACAAACGAAGATCGGGAAAGACTACGGAAGACCATGATGGACAAAGTGGCCGGACTCAAAGAAGAACTAATTGAGTTAAAAGAGCTGACACAACCGGAAGCCCCGGATTGTGCTATTGGCCGGGTAAGCCGGATGGATGCCATCAATAACCGTAGTGTGAACGAAGCAGCTATACGGAAAAAGCAGTTAAAATTATCGAAACTGGAACAGGCACTCGAAAAGATCGGTTCTGCCGATTTTGGAAAATGTTCCCGTTGCGGTGAAGAAATTCCATGGGGCCGTATTGCCATTATACCCGAATCGACATTGTGTATCCGGTGTGCTTCACGTTAA
- a CDS encoding translation initiation factor: MGKNKRKNDREGIVYSTDNQFDYEYDGQEEAETLPPSRQNLKIMLDRKQRKGKEVTLITGFVGTDSNLKALGKQLKSKCGVGGSVKNGEILLQGDFRDKAMQLLTNEGYKVKKAGG, translated from the coding sequence ATGGGAAAAAATAAGAGAAAGAATGACCGGGAGGGAATCGTATATTCAACCGACAACCAGTTCGATTACGAATACGACGGGCAGGAAGAAGCAGAAACATTGCCACCATCACGGCAGAATCTAAAAATCATGCTCGACCGAAAACAACGCAAAGGCAAAGAGGTGACACTCATCACCGGATTTGTCGGCACAGATTCCAATCTGAAAGCGTTGGGGAAACAACTGAAAAGCAAATGCGGAGTTGGAGGCTCGGTGAAAAACGGTGAAATATTGCTTCAGGGCGACTTCCGCGACAAAGCCATGCAACTTTTAACCAACGAAGGCTACAAAGTGAAGAAAGCCGGCGGTTAA